GTCAGTGATGCCGACGCAGAAGATATCACGAGCCTTTACAAGAACCCCGATGGCATGTCCCGCTATCAAAAGCAAGGCGACGGATGTTTCAGCTCCCACTTCAGTAATTGCCTAGAGTTTATAACCCTTACATGACCTAATCTGACTTTTTTCGTAAGACCAAGGAATGTCATCGCCATATTTGGAGAGGAGAGACAGAGAAAGGGATAGAGATATGATTCATTACCCTGGCACAGTCCGTCGCCTTAGTATTGTCGATATCGCTCGCAAACCATGGTATGATGAATCGCGCCATGCAGCTGATCCAGGGTCGGCGGCTGAGCGTGTTTCATCGATGAACGCTGCTCGTAGCGTTGAGCGATCGCAGCCAATGTTCGATTCCCGTCCAGTGAACGAGGATGTCTATTTCGACTTGATTGAACAGGATAAAGTTGCCTGGGGACAGCCTTTCAATCTTCAACTTCATGTCCAGGTTCATAAATTTCCCacagtttagttttttttgtgtttcatcTTTTGAGTGATAAATTTTAGAATCGTTCTCAAGAAATGAGAACCATCAGCACAATCCTATCTGCCAACTCCGTTTATTATACTGGAGTTACTgctcgtcgtcttggccgcACTGATCGCCAGTTTGTTCTTCAACCTGGAGGCCGTAAGCACTTTATTTTCGTGCAAAGCTGTACAAATTGCTAATAAAACCTTCGAATATTTTAGGAGAAACTTTGCAAATCCGCGTCAGCTGGGACGAGTACCGAGACAAGATTGTTGACTATGGTCACATTAAGATCTATGCTATGGCTTCCGTACAGGAAACCAAACAGTCATGGAGCGAGGAAGATGACTTCCAGTTGGAGAAACCCAAGCTGGACATTCAGGTAACTTGCTCAGAATAGAcgatgtttttcaaaaacgtataatttttttgtcagCCAAAAATTTATCCACAATTTGATTAAAATTCTTTAGATCCGTGGAAACCCTCAGGTAGGCCAGGATTGCTTCGTCACATTCAGTTTCATGAATCCAGTGTCAGTTAGTCTGACTGAGTGCGAGTTCACGTTTGAAGGACCTGGGCTGGTTCGTCCTCAGACTGTCAAATATCGGTGAGTAAAAGCAAAGCAAATATCACTTGCCGCTGATGTACTTATCAAAATACTGTTTTTAACAGTGACGTGAAACCGGGAGAGATGATCAGTTTCGTCCAGAAGTTCATGCCCCGATTCAGCGGCGAACGTAAACTTGTTGCCACCTTCAACTCCCGCGAACTAGGTGACATTATTGGCTCTCGCCCAATTCACGTTCGGGACTGAAACTCTTTATCCGATGAACGAAATTACTTTCATGCTACGACCTGGACCTTGCAACGGACTTGCCCATGGAAAGTGAAAGCAAATTATTAAACATAGCCCCACTGTGTGCCCTACTGCACTTCTCCAATCctatttcatttattgtaTTCTCTGACTAACATTTTTAGTAATTATTGTATTCAACTAACCACTGTTTCCTTCTATGCTGATGGTGAAGGCTTTATTCTTACTGTTATTCTCTTTTCAAGGTGACGGTTTATAGACAGTCAGAATAAATTTCATCAAGCAACcataatacttttttttccttatttttgtGTATATCATTTGCCAAGGATGTTTGGTATGGGTTAAGTACCGTGCCAGAgcaacataattttttttttcttgacgtcatgtttttttgttttttttttgttccacgTAGAAATTCGTGAATTTTGGCTTTCGATGTTACCTCTCCATAATTATGTACCGCCAGTGGATTAGTCTTTTGATACTGCCTAGGGATCCAGATTCCAAAATCAACTGTCTAGATGAAGTGACATCACCGACTCCGTTTTCTATGATATTTCTTTCAATAGATGTCTTTAGTGGTGATAGGTATCAGCAGATGGCGTATCTCTAATAGGGATATAACACAGGTGTGGGGGGGTAgttcagagtcatagaccccagGGGTCAGGTTATGTATTATGTATTATATGTTGGTTCAGATATGTTTAACACGTTTTGTTGGTTGTTGTGCTCCCGCTCCCGAACTATTGTTTTTGTAAATCTGACATAACGGTCACGTTTTACGATTTTTAGGTTTTTCGTTATGAAGAAGAAGCAATGAAACCCAATTTTAGGTTTGTGTTCGTCACTAGATAGCGTTCGGCTTGAAATAAACTTGTCTCACGCAAAGTAACCACGGATGACAGCTATGAGAGAATGAGTTTGTAACGTGTAAAGTTTAAACTGTAACGTATTTTTATGAAATTGATCAATGCAACGGTCTGTTGATTGGAAGGGGGAGGGTTTTGTAAACAGTTCGTCTGTCAACCAAAAAGTCGCAAGTAAGGTttcatgtatatatatttttttatttgtcattGTCTTTTTTGTCAATTTAaagttctctttttttgtcaatttattatttttggtttCGTTCTTTACCCTCCATTGTCTTAAACTATACTGGACCAGCCATGGCAGTGGCAGCCAAGCTGGTAAACATAAGGAAGGGAGAGATATTTTAGCGCGAACTGACAAAAGAGTTAGGGCATAGTGATAGACAACCATAATAAAAGAACTGTAAAAAAAAGCACGTGGTGAAAGGCACATAATCCCACGAGGCAAGATTGCATAAGGCGAAAGAGACTTACAGACAAACATGAAGCAGagtttgttggttttttatATTCACGCTTAGTAGAGTGTGGCATTAGTTTTTACGCTCGAGATCattcgaaaacaaaataatatcCATTGTTTCTGCATTCGCGTTACTTTTTGTTGacgacaaacaaaaatgatgtGCGGCTCTGATTAccgtttgtcttttttgttaGACTGTTCTGCAACACATTCGGTAATACGAGGACTTTCCGCCTTTGTTACCATTTATGGTCGGCCATCAGGATTCTAGAGGGAACTTTCTACACTCATATCCATTACATCCTCAGGTAatacatttcaaatttgtAGGGAATATGGCATGTTAAAAAAACTGTTACCATTAACCAGTTGTTGATTAGTATATGTCCACTTCAAAAGTGAATAGGTTCCTCACAGTTCAAAGAGTTTGCCAAAATCTACCTAGTCCTATAAAGACAATAGATTGCTAAACAATGTTAAAAACAGTGAGATTCAACAAAGTTTGATGCTGTGCATGCCACccaattctttatttttaacaaCAGAGTGTCAAGCATACAAAAAAGACTTTATTCACTCACCCATAAATTTTTACAAGGTCTAGTATTATTAacaaatattcatacacaaaTGAATTGTTATATTTAACAGGTTATAATTGAAACCAAGTGTGCTTCACACAGTCAAGCGCGACGAAGAAACAGTGCCCAACAGCAACAAAGGAAACAAGGGTGACAACAAGAATATTGGATATGCAACCTCACCATGTTAGCCAAAGTAATTTAAcccttttttgtttccgtACCATAGCTATAACACACGTGTGACTCAGAATCAACGGAGCGTGCAACAAGAATAAAAGGCGAATGAAATCCGAATTTAAATTCGTGTTGGTTCTGTAGCAACAGCGAGAACAAGTCGTTGGTCAAGGGCTCGTCCGAAGTACCTAATCTTCCTTTTTGTCTTATTCCAGTTGAGGCATTGCTTACTTGTCTTCCCCAAAAAGGTAGACACGTTTGTTAAACCACGGGCTCCGATCTTTCTTGCTGTGTCCTCTCCGATTTCGACCAAAGAAACAACTTTGAACTGGGTAGGTTGTAAATTATTTTTAGCCATCTAGCATCCTTGTCCATTTTACAGCTGGActggatttttaaatttaatttaggTTTTCTGTTCTATTATTTTTCTGTACGTACCCCTTCATATTTATAGAGAAATTGTCAAGACttaataacaaacaaaaccataACTTAAATTCTTATTTGATATCCGGTGTTGCAGAGAAAATGCGTCGAAACGGTCAGCCAGGTAACAGCGCGCACAATTCATTTACGACTTTAACAAAGCAATCAAAAGAAACCAAACTTTCTAAGTAGAATTGCACTTGCGTATTTTTGCACATGTGCGGAATTACCTAGTTCTCATAATAAATAGATTAGTCCTAAGGTGAATGAATTATGGGCGTTCACCCTGCACTCTCGTTGGCGTTTCATTAAAGCTACTTTATTTTCTGTGGTGATGAGATATAAATAACACTTCTGCATTAACAGGCACAATGAGTTCTCCGATGGCACAACCAGTTTCTCCAGGTAACCAATAAATACACTAAACGAAATTTCAACTTAAAGTGAAGCTATCAACGAAATATTTTAGGCATGATGCGTCGTTCGACTTTAACGCAACAAGGATCTCCAGGTAATCGAGTCTCAAGCATTCAATTTCATGTTCCTAGATCTATCATAAAAATGTTTCAGGAATGATACGTCGTTCGATGAGCGGCAATTCGGGACTGAATAATTTGGCCAATTCCTCCAGCTTTGTTCGTCGGAATAACGATCGCGATGGGATGGGCAATAATGTTGGAGTCACTCCTGGTGGCAACAATGCAGCCTACCGCGCTTCGTTGGTCTCCCACTATGCTGAAGATTTGGATAGACGTCGCCGCGCTGAGCGAGCTGTTGACGATATTCGCACTGATGGCAGTAAGTTGATTTATTTTAAAGTTGCAGTCATCAAAAGATAGCTTAaacatttttacctttaaAACTGAAAGTGTCCTCGGACAACCTCAAGATCGATTCTGTCGAATTTTTCTCGCGAGACAACGCCCGTGAACATCGTACCGACCGCTACGAATTCGTCCTCGATAATGGCCGggtattttgaattttaagtCGATCCGTTTAAAATGTATACCAACTTCTCCCTCTTAAACAAATAGGACCTTGGATCTTCGTCTTCCATGGTTATGTCGAGATCGATGACTAATATGTCATCCTTGTCGACGATGGATTATCGCTCATCTTCATCCTCCGCAACAACCGTTCTTCGTCGTGGTCAGCCGTTCTTCATGGCAGTTCGCATGAAGGACCGTAACTTTGATCCTCGTCGTGATATCCTACGAGCTTCTTTCAGCTTCGGTATTCATCAAAGATGCTATTTTGCGGAAGATAATTACgacgaaatttttgttttgtaggTCCCAATCCTCAGGTAACCAAGGGAACAAAAGTCGTCTTGCCTTTCCGCATGACCCAACGAGAATTCAGCCGAGCTCCACAAAAGTGGGACATGCGTCTCCATCAGCAGGAAGGTTTCAACATCACTTTCCAAGTATTTGTTCACCAATTTGATGTTGTAAGGATGAAGTTCATGTTTCCTTTCATTGGTTTGATAGGTCCATATTCCAGCCAACGCACTTGTCGGACTCTGGCGATTGAATATCGAAACTACCACTACGACACCTGGGGCACGCGTCGATGAATTCCGTTTCAAGGATgacatttacattttattcaaCCCCTTCTGCCGAGGTAGCGTTCCTTTATTGAACATCTAGTCCAGTTGCTAACACTTTTGCCCAATTATAGACGATCCCGTGTACTTGGACAATGAGGAACTGCGCAAGGAGTACCTTATGAATGAATCAGGAAAAGTGTACGTAGGTACCCATAACCGACCAAAGGGACGCCGTTGGGTCTATGGACAGTTCTCCGATGTGGCTTTGCCTGCAGCTCAGCTTTTACTGGAACAATCTGGCCTAAACCCAACCGAAAGAGGCAATCCCGTTCAAGTTGTCCGCGCCATAGCCTCAATCGTAATATAGTGTTCATCGCGCTTACTTTATCAGTTGTAAATTTTATGTTTACATTTCTTTAAACATCTCAGATCAACGCCAACGATGGCTTTGGTCTGATGGAAGGCAAATGGGAGGGTTCTTTCGAAGATGGAGTTTGTCCTTGGGTATGGACTGGAAGCTCTAAAATCTTCGAGCACTATTTACGGAATGGATCCAAACCAGTCAAATATGGACAATGCTGGGTGTTCGCGGCTTTGGCTACTTCCAGTATTTACATATGCTGATTTGATACTAAGGCTCTTATTAATACTTATTGTTTTGTAGTCTTCCGCGCTTTGGGTATTCCTTCTCGCCCGGTGACCAACTTTGTTTCTGCGCGTGACACAAACCACACCATGTCGGTTGACAAATACTTTGACGTATTTGGTGATGAAATGAAAGGTGGCCCCGATGGTGACAACCAAGATGCCATGTGGAACTTCCACTCCTGGTAATATTACATCAGGATTATATCCTATGTATAAGTATCAACAATCAACTTGCTTATTGACTATAAAGGACTGAAGTGTGGATGTCGCGCCCCGACCTTCAAACCGGATTTAATGGCTGGCAAGCAATTGACCCAACACCTCCTCCTCAATATTGGCAGAAGAATTCTGGTGGTTAGTGAATagcatttttttcccccatagCTTTCAGCCAAAAGAAACATTCATAATTCGTAGATCAAAAGAGCCGTGGGCCCTGGGCTGTTGAAGAGTTCCGTCGAGGCCCGTCTTCCGTTGAATCTGTTCGCCGCGGTGAAGTTGGATTCGCCTATGATACCCCATATGTaatttaaataagaaaaaatttaacaacGGGACAACGTCAAAAATACTGTTTTTTAGCTATTTGCGGAAGTCAACGCCGAAGTAAGTCATTTCCAGGAGGACGAAACTTCCCATTGGGGATTTAGGAAGATTCGTGTCAACAACTACCAGTAAGTGATGATCACTGCAATTTTCAAGAACGCAGTTTAACCTATACGTTTCAGAGTTGGCCGGATGATCTTAACCAAGCGACCCGGAGCGGACGACGACGTCAGCGATGCCGACGCTGAAGATATATCTAGTCTTTACAAGAGCCCTGATGGCATTTCCCGTTATCAGAAGCAGGGTGACGGATGTTTCAACTCGCTCTTCAGTAATTCTACAATAATAGTATAATTGAATAGTTAAAAACGTTTTACTTCAAACATAGACCAAGGGATGTCTTCACCTTATTCTGATTTGAGAGATCGCGAAAGGGACAGGGAATTGAAGCATTATCCAAGTATGTAAATTGCTTGCTATTCCCTAACTACCATGCTTCTTAGCATTATATGCAATTTTCCAGCGGGCTCGCCAGCAGAGCGTTTATCGGCCATGAATGCTGC
This genomic interval from Daphnia magna isolate NIES linkage group LG8, ASM2063170v1.1, whole genome shotgun sequence contains the following:
- the LOC116928764 gene encoding hemocyte protein-glutamine gamma-glutamyltransferase isoform X1, whose translation is MRRNGQPGTMSSPMAQPVSPGMMRRSTLTQQGSPGMIRRSMSGNSGLNNLANSSSFVRRNNDRDGMGNNVGVTPGGNNAAYRASLVSHYAEDLDRRRRAERAVDDIRTDGMSSDNLKIDSVEFFSRDNAREHRTDRYEFVLDNGRDLGSSSSMVMSRSMTNMSSLSTMDYRSSSSSATTVLRRGQPFFMAVRMKDRNFDPRRDILRASFSFGPNPQVTKGTKVVLPFRMTQREFSRAPQKWDMRLHQQEGFNITFQVHIPANALVGLWRLNIETTTTTPGARVDEFRFKDDIYILFNPFCRDDPVYLDNEELRKEYLMNESGKVYVGTHNRPKGRRWVYGQFSDVALPAAQLLLEQSGLNPTERGNPVQVVRAIASIINANDGFGLMEGKWEGSFEDGVCPWVWTGSSKIFEHYLRNGSKPVKYGQCWVFAALATSIFRALGIPSRPVTNFVSARDTNHTMSVDKYFDVFGDEMKGGPDGDNQDAMWNFHSWTEVWMSRPDLQTGFNGWQAIDPTPPPQYWQKNSGDQKSRGPWAVEEFRRGPSSVESVRRGEVGFAYDTPYLFAEVNAEVSHFQEDETSHWGFRKIRVNNYQVGRMILTKRPGADDDVSDADAEDISSLYKSPDGISRYQKQGDGCFNSLFNQGMSSPYSDLRDRERDRELKHYPTGSPAERLSAMNAARSVERSQPMFDVRPANEDVYFDLVEQEKVAWGQPFNVQIHIQNRSQEMRTITSILTANSVYYTGVTARRLGRSDRQFVLQPGGRETLQIRVSWDEYRDKIVDYGHIKIYAMASVQETKQSWSEEDDFQLEKPKLDVQVRGNPQVGQDCFVTFSFMNPISVTLTECEFTFEGPGLVRAQTVKYRDVKPGEMISYVHKFIPRFNGERKLVATFNSRELGDIVGSRPIHVRD
- the LOC116928764 gene encoding hemocyte protein-glutamine gamma-glutamyltransferase isoform X2; the protein is MSSPMAQPVSPGMMRRSTLTQQGSPGMIRRSMSGNSGLNNLANSSSFVRRNNDRDGMGNNVGVTPGGNNAAYRASLVSHYAEDLDRRRRAERAVDDIRTDGMSSDNLKIDSVEFFSRDNAREHRTDRYEFVLDNGRDLGSSSSMVMSRSMTNMSSLSTMDYRSSSSSATTVLRRGQPFFMAVRMKDRNFDPRRDILRASFSFGPNPQVTKGTKVVLPFRMTQREFSRAPQKWDMRLHQQEGFNITFQVHIPANALVGLWRLNIETTTTTPGARVDEFRFKDDIYILFNPFCRDDPVYLDNEELRKEYLMNESGKVYVGTHNRPKGRRWVYGQFSDVALPAAQLLLEQSGLNPTERGNPVQVVRAIASIINANDGFGLMEGKWEGSFEDGVCPWVWTGSSKIFEHYLRNGSKPVKYGQCWVFAALATSIFRALGIPSRPVTNFVSARDTNHTMSVDKYFDVFGDEMKGGPDGDNQDAMWNFHSWTEVWMSRPDLQTGFNGWQAIDPTPPPQYWQKNSGDQKSRGPWAVEEFRRGPSSVESVRRGEVGFAYDTPYLFAEVNAEVSHFQEDETSHWGFRKIRVNNYQVGRMILTKRPGADDDVSDADAEDISSLYKSPDGISRYQKQGDGCFNSLFNQGMSSPYSDLRDRERDRELKHYPTGSPAERLSAMNAARSVERSQPMFDVRPANEDVYFDLVEQEKVAWGQPFNVQIHIQNRSQEMRTITSILTANSVYYTGVTARRLGRSDRQFVLQPGGRETLQIRVSWDEYRDKIVDYGHIKIYAMASVQETKQSWSEEDDFQLEKPKLDVQVRGNPQVGQDCFVTFSFMNPISVTLTECEFTFEGPGLVRAQTVKYRDVKPGEMISYVHKFIPRFNGERKLVATFNSRELGDIVGSRPIHVRD